In Streptomyces sp. NBC_01717, one DNA window encodes the following:
- a CDS encoding CynX/NimT family MFS transporter, whose amino-acid sequence MDSPAPQTAQTASGPTPWALRLVAVGLVLTALNLRPAITSLGALLEEVRDGLHMSGSVAGVLTSVPPLCFAVFGIMAPRLARRFGPGAVVCAGMVAIAAGLVIRPFVGSTAGFLAASALALMGIAVSNILMPVIVKRWFPDRVGSMTGLYSMALALGTALAAAVTVPMTDALGGSWKAGLGVWAVLAAVAVLPWIPLMREGRGAPGHATAQQHGDAPALRITRSRTAWGLACFFGLQATAAYIAMGWMPQIFRDAGVSAGTAGVLLAVTMAMGVPLAFVIPRVAARMKNQGPIVVFLCACGLVGYAGLYFAPAAGAWAWALLLGIANCAFPLALTMIGMRSRSGAGVVRLSAFAQSTGYLISIPGPLLVGVLYQHSGGWGLPIALMAGLMVPQMVAGILAGRDRTIEDEC is encoded by the coding sequence ATGGACTCCCCGGCACCGCAGACCGCGCAGACCGCCTCCGGCCCGACCCCCTGGGCGCTCCGTCTGGTCGCCGTCGGTCTCGTCCTCACCGCGCTCAACCTCCGCCCCGCCATCACCAGCCTCGGCGCCCTTCTCGAAGAGGTACGGGACGGGCTGCACATGAGCGGCAGCGTCGCCGGTGTCCTCACCTCCGTGCCGCCGCTCTGTTTCGCGGTCTTCGGCATCATGGCGCCGCGTCTCGCCCGCCGCTTCGGCCCCGGTGCGGTCGTCTGCGCAGGGATGGTCGCCATCGCGGCCGGTCTGGTGATCCGGCCGTTCGTCGGCTCCACGGCCGGGTTCCTCGCCGCCAGTGCCCTCGCCCTGATGGGCATAGCCGTCAGCAACATCCTGATGCCGGTGATCGTCAAGCGCTGGTTCCCGGACCGGGTCGGCTCCATGACCGGCCTCTACTCGATGGCGCTGGCCCTCGGCACCGCGCTCGCCGCAGCCGTCACCGTGCCCATGACCGATGCGCTCGGTGGCAGTTGGAAGGCCGGCCTCGGAGTCTGGGCCGTGCTCGCCGCAGTCGCGGTCCTGCCCTGGATCCCGCTGATGCGGGAAGGTCGCGGCGCCCCCGGACACGCCACGGCCCAGCAGCACGGTGATGCCCCGGCACTGCGGATCACCCGCAGCCGCACGGCCTGGGGCCTCGCCTGCTTCTTCGGTCTGCAGGCCACCGCTGCGTACATCGCCATGGGGTGGATGCCGCAGATCTTCCGCGACGCCGGGGTCTCGGCAGGCACGGCGGGCGTCCTGCTCGCCGTGACCATGGCCATGGGTGTGCCACTCGCCTTCGTCATCCCGCGGGTCGCCGCCCGGATGAAGAACCAGGGCCCGATCGTCGTCTTCCTCTGCGCCTGCGGCCTCGTCGGCTACGCGGGCCTCTACTTCGCACCGGCCGCCGGCGCCTGGGCCTGGGCGCTGCTCCTCGGCATTGCCAACTGTGCCTTCCCGCTCGCCCTCACCATGATCGGCATGCGGTCCCGCAGCGGCGCCGGAGTGGTCCGGCTGTCCGCGTTCGCCCAGTCCACCGGCTATCTGATCTCGATCCCCGGTCCGCTGCTCGTCGGCGTGCTGTACCAGCACAGCGGCGGCTGGGGACTGCCGATCGCGCTGATGGCGGGCCTGATGGTGCCGCAGATGGTGGCGGGGATCCTGGCCGGGCGGGACCGGACGATCGAGGACGAATGCTGA
- a CDS encoding SGM_5486 family transporter-associated protein, translating into MPVLDPNPQNGQKKLLLVLGAMLLITVIIGVIASVASP; encoded by the coding sequence ATGCCAGTTCTCGATCCGAATCCCCAGAACGGTCAGAAGAAGCTTCTCCTCGTGCTCGGGGCGATGCTCCTGATCACGGTGATCATCGGAGTGATCGCCTCGGTCGCCTCCCCCTGA
- a CDS encoding SixA phosphatase family protein — MSVDTPRRIVLLRHAKAEWSQDSDHERPLAERGRKDAPVAGRKLVDSGIVIDLALCSTAVRTRETWKLAVHEMPHRPRTVYEERLYEASLGELIALLNETPDDVQNLLLIGHNPGMHAVADALAGSAEGETMARMTRGGFPTAAFAVIEFSGSWKGVEHGVGKLVEYWTPND, encoded by the coding sequence ATGAGCGTCGATACACCTCGCAGGATCGTCCTACTCAGGCATGCAAAGGCGGAATGGTCGCAGGACTCCGACCATGAGCGGCCGCTCGCGGAGCGTGGCCGCAAGGATGCGCCCGTGGCAGGCCGCAAACTCGTCGACTCCGGCATCGTCATCGATCTGGCCCTGTGCTCGACCGCCGTCAGGACGCGCGAGACCTGGAAGCTGGCGGTGCACGAGATGCCTCACCGGCCCAGGACGGTGTACGAGGAGCGACTGTACGAGGCCTCCCTCGGCGAGCTGATCGCCCTGCTCAACGAGACCCCCGACGACGTACAGAACCTGCTCCTCATCGGCCACAACCCCGGCATGCATGCCGTCGCGGACGCCCTGGCCGGTTCGGCGGAGGGCGAGACCATGGCCCGGATGACCCGTGGCGGCTTCCCGACCGCCGCGTTCGCCGTGATCGAGTTCTCCGGTTCCTGGAAGGGCGTGGAGCACGGGGTGGGCAAGCTCGTCGAGTACTGGACGCCGAACGACTGA
- the serB gene encoding phosphoserine phosphatase SerB — MSASQPPQSSPSPEPPEARQGIDTPTLLVKIFGKDRPGITAGLFDTLAAYAVDVVDIEQVVTRGRIVLCALVTAPTGGSAAAGTTEGDLRATVHSWAESLKLQAEIISGTGDNRPRGYGRSHVTVLGHPLTAESTAAIAATITSTGGNIDRIFRLAKYPVTAVEFAVSGTATAELRTALATEAAGIGVDVAVVSAGLSRRAQRLVVMDVDSTLIQDEVIELFAAHAGCEDKVAEVTAQAMRGELDFEQSLHARVALLAGLDVSVVDKVRAEVRLTPGARTLIRTLKRLGYQVGVVSGGFTQVTDDLKERLGLDFASANTLEVVDGKLTGRVVGDIVDRAGKARLLRSFAEQAGVPLAQTVAIGDGANDLDMLNTAGLGVAFNAKPVVREAAHTAVNVPFLDTVLYLLGITREEVEAADGLVD; from the coding sequence ATGAGCGCATCTCAGCCCCCTCAGTCTTCCCCGTCTCCTGAGCCCCCTGAGGCCCGTCAGGGCATCGACACCCCCACCCTTCTCGTCAAGATCTTCGGCAAGGACCGTCCCGGCATCACCGCCGGGCTCTTCGACACGCTCGCCGCCTACGCGGTCGATGTCGTCGACATCGAGCAGGTCGTCACCCGTGGCCGCATCGTCCTGTGCGCGCTGGTCACCGCTCCTACCGGTGGCAGCGCCGCGGCCGGCACCACCGAGGGCGATCTGCGGGCGACCGTGCACAGCTGGGCCGAATCGCTGAAGCTGCAGGCCGAGATCATCTCCGGGACCGGTGACAACCGGCCGCGTGGTTACGGGCGCTCCCATGTGACCGTGCTCGGACACCCGCTGACCGCCGAGTCGACCGCGGCCATAGCGGCCACGATCACGTCGACGGGCGGCAACATCGACCGGATCTTCCGGCTGGCGAAGTACCCGGTCACGGCCGTCGAGTTCGCCGTGTCCGGCACCGCCACCGCCGAGCTGCGGACCGCACTGGCCACCGAGGCCGCCGGGATCGGGGTCGACGTCGCCGTCGTATCGGCCGGACTGAGCCGCCGTGCGCAGCGGCTGGTCGTCATGGATGTCGACTCGACGCTCATCCAGGACGAGGTCATCGAGCTGTTCGCGGCCCATGCCGGCTGTGAGGACAAGGTCGCCGAGGTGACCGCGCAGGCGATGCGCGGCGAGCTCGATTTCGAGCAGTCGCTGCACGCACGGGTGGCGCTGCTGGCGGGGCTCGACGTGTCGGTGGTGGACAAGGTGCGTGCCGAGGTGCGGCTGACGCCCGGCGCCCGCACGCTGATCCGTACGCTGAAGCGGCTCGGCTACCAAGTAGGCGTGGTCTCCGGCGGGTTCACCCAGGTCACCGACGATCTGAAGGAACGGCTCGGGCTCGACTTCGCCTCTGCCAACACTCTGGAAGTGGTCGACGGCAAGCTCACCGGCCGGGTCGTCGGCGACATCGTGGACCGGGCGGGCAAGGCCAGGCTGCTGCGCAGCTTCGCCGAACAGGCCGGGGTCCCGCTTGCGCAGACCGTCGCGATCGGTGATGGCGCGAATGACCTGGACATGCTGAACACGGCCGGCCTCGGGGTCGCCTTCAACGCCAAGCCGGTCGTCCGCGAGGCCGCGCACACCGCGGTGAACGTGCCGTTCCTGGACACCGTGCTGTATCTGCTCGGGATCACCCGCGAGGAGGTCGAGGCCGCCGACGGTCTCGTCGACTGA
- a CDS encoding streptophobe family protein: MARDVRGGGDGTGHIPWGDVVLSAIASVGWAMVAMAGTAALGLHLLGADSAGALGPMTAAVVVLGAGGSVSPSGDVSAFGLDGAEAHAALSVTPLGVGLAGALFLSFFFLRSLRRAGAVLPGAELAVRAGAVVVVFVAVLGGLAWAGHDVVTIDGASLGLDEVPGADGDVPGAAGGIGDLLPGGLGDLGDLGGLLPDRLADLARAQAHVGFTVDTVKSLAGGACWVLGVLVIAVLASRRTPLPSRPARLHRTVRPAVSALVSVLLVAVVAGCAAAAYAAAGDDHPKRIAGAALLGAPNGTWLGVPLGLFVPWDGQATGELAELLPDPLDELLRISADEPVTVGRLAELDHRVWLLAVAAAVMMLYAGVLAATRTDRGEATAARFAGRCALRLAGVTAAALPLLVWLTQVSADGSLSVLGFDAFGAGIELHGHPGAAAVLGAVWGAGAGGVGALVACGAGAVPAVPARSSGRGGDEGGGGDPVPGPYTPSRPYRPSHEETNPYLRPHPADAIHGAPTVAGPIVPPTAPKVPPPGPGPAPRDGVPPDRPPARG; this comes from the coding sequence ATGGCCAGGGACGTGCGCGGGGGCGGCGACGGTACGGGTCATATCCCTTGGGGAGACGTGGTGTTGTCCGCCATCGCCTCGGTCGGGTGGGCGATGGTCGCGATGGCGGGCACGGCGGCCCTGGGACTGCATCTGCTCGGCGCCGACTCGGCCGGGGCACTGGGGCCGATGACGGCGGCCGTGGTGGTGCTGGGGGCGGGCGGATCGGTCTCTCCGTCGGGCGACGTCTCGGCGTTCGGGCTGGACGGTGCCGAGGCGCACGCCGCCCTGTCGGTCACACCGCTGGGGGTGGGGCTGGCCGGTGCGCTGTTCCTCTCCTTCTTCTTCCTGCGGTCGCTGCGCCGGGCGGGAGCGGTCCTGCCCGGCGCCGAACTCGCGGTCCGCGCGGGGGCGGTGGTGGTGGTGTTCGTCGCCGTGCTCGGCGGGCTGGCCTGGGCCGGTCACGATGTCGTGACGATCGACGGTGCGTCGCTGGGTCTGGACGAGGTGCCGGGGGCGGACGGCGATGTCCCCGGTGCGGCCGGGGGCATCGGGGACCTGCTGCCCGGCGGGCTCGGCGATCTGGGTGACCTCGGCGGGCTGCTGCCGGACCGGCTGGCGGATCTCGCAAGGGCGCAGGCCCATGTCGGCTTCACGGTCGACACGGTGAAGTCGCTGGCGGGCGGGGCCTGCTGGGTGCTCGGGGTGCTGGTGATCGCAGTTCTGGCCTCGCGTCGTACGCCGTTGCCGTCCCGTCCGGCACGGCTGCACCGGACCGTACGTCCGGCGGTGTCCGCGCTGGTGTCGGTGCTGCTCGTGGCGGTGGTGGCCGGGTGCGCGGCCGCGGCGTACGCGGCGGCCGGTGACGACCACCCGAAGCGGATCGCGGGCGCCGCGCTGCTCGGGGCGCCGAACGGGACGTGGCTCGGGGTGCCGCTCGGCCTCTTCGTGCCGTGGGACGGACAGGCGACCGGCGAGCTGGCCGAGCTGCTTCCCGATCCGCTGGACGAACTGCTGCGGATCTCCGCCGACGAACCGGTGACGGTCGGGCGGCTGGCCGAACTGGACCACCGGGTCTGGCTGCTGGCGGTCGCCGCCGCGGTGATGATGCTGTACGCGGGGGTGCTGGCTGCGACACGTACCGACCGGGGAGAGGCGACCGCCGCCCGGTTCGCGGGGCGGTGTGCGCTGCGGCTCGCAGGCGTGACGGCGGCGGCCCTGCCGCTGCTGGTGTGGCTGACGCAGGTGTCCGCGGACGGATCGCTTTCGGTGCTGGGCTTCGATGCGTTCGGGGCCGGGATCGAGCTGCACGGGCATCCGGGGGCGGCGGCGGTGCTGGGTGCGGTGTGGGGTGCGGGTGCGGGTGGGGTGGGGGCACTGGTGGCATGCGGGGCGGGAGCGGTGCCTGCGGTTCCGGCGCGGTCGTCGGGCCGGGGTGGCGACGAGGGCGGTGGAGGTGATCCGGTGCCCGGGCCGTACACGCCGTCGCGGCCGTACCGGCCGTCGCACGAGGAGACCAACCCGTATCTGCGCCCGCATCCGGCGGACGCGATCCATGGGGCGCCGACGGTGGCGGGTCCGATCGTCCCGCCCACCGCGCCGAAGGTGCCGCCCCCGGGGCCCGGGCCGGCGCCGCGGGACGGTGTACCGCCCGACCGGCCGCCCGCGCGGGGGTGA
- a CDS encoding ABC transporter ATP-binding protein/permease: MGRGVPELVLELNGRTWTLDPSRPYTLGRDPQGDLSIDDARVSWRHATISWGGRSWFIEDHGSTNGTYVQGQRIHRMDIGPGSAVYLGNATDGPRLSFSGSAAGADVYSGQGAGAQQAPAQQPQQGGAGWPDPASQQPQYQQQDWQQKPQGRPQQHAQHQQPHVPHQQGMAQTPGAGGPGGAAGAPPVYGDRSPTTFHQLDLGRVMRIGRALENELVVSDLQVSRHHAEFHATPDGRFEIRDLGSHNGTYVNGQPLHKSGSALIGPNDIVGVGHSTFRLVGDRLEEFVDTGEVSFSARHLTVTVDGGKQILKDVSFGVPEKSLIAVIGPSGSGKSTLLKALTGYRPANQGDVLYDNRNLYKQFAELRQRIGLVPQDDILHKELTVTKALKYAAKLRFPADTTEAERQSRIHEVLAELKLDIHKDKKVTSLSGGQRKRVSVALELLTKPSLIFLDEPTSGLDPGMDRDVMQLLRGLADDGRTVLVVTHSVAELAICDKLLVMAPGGSVAYFGPPEEALNFFGYTTWADVFSAFENYRDYDWAGRWRGSQHYQMYAADIDAVAAQSVHMPPPQQMRPPKPQGWMTQLWTLIRRYVSVIASDKGFMGLMVILPAVLGIVSVVIPADFGLAPPKPPSKFNGDAGTIMLILAVGMCFSGAANSVRELIKERVIYERERATGLSRSAYLMSKVIVLGMITAIQGVIICGIGFATRDLPEEGLIMPPAVELCVTIIALGFTSMMFGLVISSLVKTAEKTMPLLVMFAIVQVVFTGILFQVYGSPGLEQFAWLMPSRWAIAAAGSTLDLAHLMPPWDQKNPTDLDPLWEHTAGQWGMNVAVLLFLGIICGFAVARLLRRHEPEVMRK, translated from the coding sequence GTGGGGCGCGGAGTGCCGGAACTCGTACTGGAATTGAATGGAAGGACCTGGACGCTCGATCCGTCCAGGCCGTACACCCTGGGGCGCGATCCGCAGGGTGACCTGTCGATCGACGACGCCAGGGTGTCGTGGCGGCATGCCACGATCAGCTGGGGGGGCCGCAGTTGGTTCATCGAGGACCACGGCTCCACCAACGGCACCTATGTGCAGGGTCAGCGGATCCACCGGATGGACATCGGGCCGGGCTCCGCCGTGTACCTGGGCAACGCCACTGACGGACCGCGGCTGAGCTTCAGCGGATCCGCCGCGGGCGCCGATGTGTACAGCGGTCAGGGTGCGGGTGCGCAGCAGGCCCCCGCCCAGCAGCCCCAGCAGGGTGGAGCCGGCTGGCCGGATCCCGCGTCGCAGCAGCCCCAGTACCAGCAGCAGGACTGGCAGCAGAAGCCGCAGGGCCGGCCGCAACAGCACGCCCAGCACCAGCAGCCTCATGTGCCGCACCAGCAGGGCATGGCACAGACACCCGGCGCAGGTGGTCCCGGCGGTGCCGCGGGGGCCCCGCCGGTCTACGGCGACCGCAGCCCGACCACGTTCCACCAGCTGGACCTCGGCCGTGTGATGCGCATCGGCCGTGCGCTGGAGAACGAACTCGTCGTCTCCGACCTCCAGGTCTCGCGCCACCACGCCGAGTTCCACGCGACCCCCGACGGCCGCTTCGAGATCCGCGATCTCGGTTCCCACAACGGCACGTACGTCAACGGTCAGCCGCTCCACAAGTCCGGCTCCGCGCTGATCGGTCCGAACGACATCGTCGGTGTCGGTCACTCGACGTTCCGTCTGGTCGGCGACCGGCTCGAGGAGTTCGTCGACACCGGTGAGGTCTCCTTCTCCGCCCGGCACCTCACGGTGACGGTCGACGGCGGGAAGCAGATCCTCAAGGACGTCTCGTTCGGCGTCCCGGAGAAGTCGCTCATCGCGGTCATCGGCCCGTCCGGTTCCGGCAAGTCCACCCTGCTCAAGGCGCTCACCGGCTACCGGCCCGCCAACCAGGGCGACGTCCTCTACGACAACCGGAACCTGTACAAGCAGTTCGCCGAGCTGCGCCAGCGCATAGGCCTGGTCCCGCAGGACGACATCCTGCACAAGGAACTCACGGTCACCAAGGCCCTCAAGTACGCGGCCAAGCTGCGCTTCCCCGCGGACACCACCGAGGCCGAGCGCCAGTCCCGGATCCATGAGGTCCTCGCCGAGCTCAAGCTCGACATCCACAAGGACAAAAAGGTCACCTCGCTCTCCGGTGGCCAGCGCAAGCGTGTCTCCGTCGCCCTCGAGCTGCTCACCAAGCCGTCGCTGATCTTCCTGGACGAGCCGACCTCAGGCCTCGACCCGGGCATGGACCGCGATGTCATGCAGCTGCTGCGCGGCCTCGCCGACGACGGCCGTACGGTCCTCGTCGTCACGCACTCGGTTGCCGAGCTGGCGATCTGCGACAAGCTGCTCGTCATGGCGCCGGGAGGTTCCGTCGCCTACTTCGGTCCGCCGGAGGAAGCACTCAACTTCTTCGGCTACACCACCTGGGCCGACGTCTTCTCCGCGTTCGAGAACTACCGCGACTACGACTGGGCGGGCCGCTGGCGTGGCTCGCAGCACTACCAGATGTACGCCGCGGACATCGACGCCGTCGCCGCACAGTCCGTACACATGCCGCCGCCGCAGCAGATGCGCCCGCCGAAGCCGCAGGGCTGGATGACGCAGCTGTGGACGCTGATCCGCCGATACGTGTCGGTGATCGCGTCCGACAAGGGCTTCATGGGTCTGATGGTGATCCTGCCCGCGGTCCTCGGCATCGTCAGCGTGGTCATCCCCGCCGACTTCGGCCTGGCCCCTCCGAAGCCGCCGTCGAAGTTCAACGGAGACGCCGGAACCATCATGCTGATCCTCGCGGTCGGCATGTGTTTCTCGGGTGCGGCCAACTCCGTACGAGAACTGATCAAGGAACGCGTCATCTACGAACGGGAACGGGCCACCGGCCTCTCCCGCTCCGCCTATCTGATGTCCAAGGTGATCGTCCTCGGCATGATCACGGCCATCCAGGGCGTCATCATCTGCGGCATCGGCTTCGCCACTCGCGACCTGCCCGAAGAGGGCCTGATCATGCCGCCGGCCGTCGAGCTCTGCGTCACGATCATCGCGCTGGGCTTCACCTCGATGATGTTCGGCCTGGTGATCTCCTCGCTCGTGAAGACCGCCGAGAAGACCATGCCGCTGCTGGTCATGTTCGCGATCGTCCAGGTCGTCTTCACCGGCATCCTCTTCCAGGTGTACGGATCGCCCGGCCTGGAGCAGTTCGCCTGGCTGATGCCGTCCCGCTGGGCCATCGCGGCCGCGGGCTCGACGCTCGACCTGGCGCACCTGATGCCGCCGTGGGACCAGAAGAACCCGACCGACCTCGACCCGTTGTGGGAGCACACGGCCGGTCAGTGGGGGATGAACGTCGCGGTGCTGCTGTTCCTCGGCATCATCTGCGGCTTCGCGGTGGCGCGCCTCCTGCGCCGCCACGAGCCGGAGGTCATGCGCAAGTAG
- a CDS encoding transglycosylase SLT domain-containing protein → MSTFSIHSRLRRLSKTQKLSAAGVSAAACAALSLSLVPAHAETPAEPQASSAAPVVIAGLPQAKTIQASIIEQHSTAEKLVKAADAVKAKHAAAAKAKAKAKAAAKAKAAAKTKAKAAAKAKADVAKRSSQAASRSAARTPVYADNLNGWITEALDIMKAHGIPGSYDGLHRNIMRESTGNPNAVNGWDVNAQNGTPSCGLLQVIQPTFNAYHVSGTSTNIYDPVANITAAANYAADRYGSIDNVNSAY, encoded by the coding sequence ATGTCCACGTTCAGCATCCACAGCCGTCTTCGTCGTCTGAGCAAGACCCAGAAGCTCTCCGCCGCTGGAGTCTCCGCCGCCGCCTGCGCCGCCCTCTCGCTCTCCCTCGTCCCGGCTCACGCCGAGACCCCTGCCGAGCCGCAGGCCTCCTCCGCCGCACCGGTGGTCATCGCCGGGCTCCCGCAGGCCAAGACCATCCAGGCCAGCATCATCGAGCAGCACTCCACCGCCGAGAAGCTGGTGAAGGCCGCTGACGCCGTCAAGGCGAAGCACGCCGCCGCCGCCAAGGCGAAGGCCAAGGCTAAGGCCGCCGCGAAGGCCAAGGCCGCCGCGAAGACGAAGGCGAAGGCCGCTGCGAAGGCCAAGGCCGATGTCGCGAAGCGGTCCTCCCAGGCCGCCAGCCGCTCCGCGGCCCGCACCCCGGTCTACGCCGACAACCTGAACGGCTGGATCACCGAGGCGCTGGACATCATGAAGGCCCACGGCATCCCGGGCTCGTACGACGGCCTGCACCGCAACATCATGCGCGAGTCCACCGGTAACCCGAACGCGGTCAACGGCTGGGACGTCAACGCCCAGAACGGCACCCCGTCCTGCGGCCTGCTGCAGGTCATCCAGCCGACCTTCAACGCGTACCACGTCTCCGGTACCTCGACGAACATCTACGACCCGGTCGCCAACATCACCGCCGCGGCCAACTACGCCGCCGACCGGTACGGCTCGATCGACAACGTCAACAGCGCGTACTGA
- a CDS encoding SDR family NAD(P)-dependent oxidoreductase codes for MPVAMITGASKGLGRALAAALAQRGWDLVLDARTAGVLEGTAKELAGYGRRVVAVPGDVTDAGHRGELVAAAGELGGLDLLVSNASALGAEPLVRLDALPLDGLRQALETNLVAALGLVQGALPLLRASAAGAVVVVSSDAAAEPYETWGGYGASKAALDQLAAVLGVEEPGLRVWAVDPGDMQTGLYAAAVPDDDDPRPLPESVVPTFLRLLDRRPASGRYAAPWPAESGPDDPERAGSALSGRGL; via the coding sequence ATGCCTGTCGCGATGATCACGGGTGCTTCGAAGGGGCTGGGCCGTGCGCTGGCCGCGGCGCTCGCACAGCGGGGCTGGGATCTGGTGCTGGACGCCAGGACCGCCGGGGTGCTGGAGGGGACGGCGAAGGAGCTGGCGGGGTACGGGAGGCGAGTGGTCGCGGTGCCCGGGGATGTCACGGACGCCGGGCACCGCGGGGAGCTGGTGGCCGCCGCCGGGGAGCTCGGCGGACTCGATCTGCTGGTGAGCAATGCGAGTGCGCTGGGCGCCGAGCCGCTCGTACGGCTCGACGCGCTGCCGCTTGACGGGCTGCGGCAGGCGCTGGAGACCAATCTGGTCGCGGCGCTCGGTCTGGTGCAGGGGGCGTTGCCACTGCTGCGGGCCTCGGCGGCGGGCGCGGTCGTGGTGGTGAGTTCGGATGCGGCGGCGGAGCCGTACGAGACCTGGGGCGGTTACGGGGCGTCGAAGGCGGCACTCGACCAGCTGGCCGCGGTGCTGGGGGTGGAGGAGCCGGGGCTTCGGGTGTGGGCGGTCGATCCGGGAGACATGCAGACCGGTCTCTATGCGGCGGCGGTACCGGACGACGACGATCCGCGACCGCTTCCCGAGAGTGTGGTGCCCACGTTCCTGCGCCTGCTGGATCGGCGGCCGGCGAGCGGGCGGTACGCGGCGCCGTGGCCGGCGGAGTCGGGGCCGGACGATCCGGAGCGGGCCGGGTCGGCGTTGTCGGGGAGGGGACTGTGA
- a CDS encoding GAF domain-containing sensor histidine kinase, with translation MSHSPPSGLAAVSAALLAMSRHLEMRDVLKTIVASARDLLDAEYAALGVPDDHGGFAQFVVDGVSDEQWKAIGPLPRQHGILAAMLHEAKPQRLADVRKDPRFEGWPDAHPDMSDFLGLPIRDGDEIIGALFLANKRCPKPQGGCGFTAQDEELLSILAQHAAIALTNARLYERSRELTIVEERSRLAHELHDAVSQKLFSLRLTAQAAAALVDRDPARAKGELQQVAALAAEAADELRAAVVELRPAALDEDGLVATLRTQIQVLDRAHTARVTFESLGVRAMPAAQEEALLRVSQEALHNALRHSGADQVDVTLARRGSGTVLRITDDGSGFEPTATRQAGRHLGLVSMRDRASGVGGTLTVESAPGKGTTIEMEVPGG, from the coding sequence ATGAGTCACAGCCCACCGTCGGGCCTCGCAGCGGTCAGTGCGGCGCTGCTCGCCATGAGCCGGCACCTCGAAATGCGTGACGTCCTGAAGACGATCGTCGCCTCGGCCCGCGATCTGCTGGACGCCGAGTACGCGGCCCTGGGTGTCCCCGACGACCACGGCGGCTTCGCCCAGTTCGTCGTCGACGGCGTCAGCGACGAGCAGTGGAAGGCCATCGGCCCGCTGCCCCGGCAGCACGGCATCCTCGCCGCGATGCTCCACGAGGCGAAGCCCCAGCGCCTCGCCGACGTCCGCAAGGACCCCCGCTTCGAGGGCTGGCCCGACGCCCACCCCGACATGTCCGATTTCCTCGGCCTGCCGATCAGGGACGGCGACGAAATCATCGGCGCGCTCTTCCTCGCCAACAAGCGGTGCCCCAAGCCACAGGGCGGCTGCGGCTTCACCGCACAGGACGAGGAGCTGCTGTCGATCCTCGCCCAGCACGCGGCGATCGCCCTCACCAACGCCCGGCTGTACGAGCGCAGCCGTGAGCTCACCATCGTCGAGGAACGGTCCCGGCTCGCCCATGAGCTGCACGACGCGGTCAGCCAGAAGCTGTTCTCCCTGCGGCTGACGGCCCAGGCCGCCGCAGCCCTGGTCGACCGCGACCCGGCCCGCGCCAAGGGCGAGCTCCAGCAGGTCGCCGCGCTGGCCGCCGAGGCGGCGGACGAACTGCGCGCCGCCGTCGTCGAACTGCGCCCCGCCGCGCTCGACGAGGACGGCCTCGTCGCGACGCTCCGTACCCAGATCCAGGTCCTGGACCGCGCCCACACCGCCCGGGTCACCTTCGAGAGCCTCGGCGTGCGGGCCATGCCCGCCGCCCAGGAGGAGGCGCTGCTCAGGGTCTCCCAGGAAGCCCTGCACAATGCGCTGCGCCACTCGGGCGCCGACCAGGTCGACGTCACGCTGGCCCGGCGCGGCTCCGGCACGGTACTGCGGATCACCGACGACGGCAGCGGATTCGAACCCACGGCAACCAGGCAGGCCGGCCGCCATCTGGGTCTGGTGTCGATGCGGGACCGCGCGAGCGGTGTCGGTGGAACGCTCACCGTTGAATCGGCGCCCGGCAAGGGCACCACGATCGAGATGGAGGTACCCGGTGGCTGA
- a CDS encoding response regulator — MADKIIRVLLVDDHQVVRRGLRTFLEIQDDIEVVGEAADGAEGVARSEELHPDVVLMDIKMPGTDGIEALRKLRQLENPAKVLIVTSFTEQRTVVPALRAGASGYVYKDVDPDALAGAIRSVYAGHVLLQPEVAGALLAQEDAGGGTGRGSTLTEREQEVLGLIADGRSNREIARALVLSEKTVKTHVSNILMKLDLSDRTQAALWAVRHGVAG, encoded by the coding sequence GTGGCTGACAAGATCATCAGGGTGCTGCTGGTCGACGACCATCAGGTGGTCCGCCGCGGTCTGCGTACGTTCTTGGAGATCCAGGACGACATAGAGGTCGTCGGCGAGGCGGCCGACGGCGCGGAGGGCGTGGCCAGAAGCGAGGAGCTGCACCCCGACGTGGTCCTGATGGACATCAAGATGCCGGGCACGGACGGCATCGAGGCGCTCCGCAAGCTCCGGCAGCTGGAGAACCCGGCCAAGGTGCTGATCGTCACCAGCTTCACCGAGCAGCGCACGGTGGTCCCTGCCCTGCGCGCGGGTGCCTCCGGTTACGTATACAAGGACGTCGACCCGGACGCACTGGCCGGCGCCATCCGCTCGGTGTACGCGGGCCATGTCCTGCTCCAGCCGGAGGTCGCCGGAGCCCTGCTCGCCCAGGAGGACGCCGGCGGCGGTACGGGCCGGGGGAGCACCCTCACCGAACGGGAGCAGGAAGTCCTGGGCCTGATCGCCGACGGCCGTTCCAACCGTGAGATCGCCAGGGCGCTGGTCCTCTCCGAGAAGACCGTCAAGACGCACGTCTCGAACATTCTGATGAAGCTGGATCTGTCGGACCGGACCCAGGCCGCCCTCTGGGCCGTCCGGCATGGGGTGGCGGGCTGA